The following are encoded in a window of Corynebacterium argentoratense DSM 44202 genomic DNA:
- a CDS encoding isoprenyl transferase, with the protein MNHPAQQLDPQFLPQHIALVMDGNGRWAQQRGMKRTEGHKRGEQVLDTMVDTCLELGIPYLSAYAFSTENWRRSPEEVRFLMNFNRHVLRTRRDSLNERGVKIKWVGRRSRLWRSVIKELQEAEELTKNNTRMTLAMCINYGGRAEIVDAARAFAEDVANGTVKPHQLTENSLRGYLNDPDMPDVDLFLRPSGEQRTSNFLLWQSAYAEMVFQDKLFPDYTPEDLYDAIYEYAQRDRRFGGTK; encoded by the coding sequence GTGAACCACCCAGCGCAGCAACTCGACCCCCAATTCCTGCCGCAACACATCGCGCTTGTGATGGACGGCAACGGCCGATGGGCACAACAACGCGGCATGAAACGCACCGAAGGGCACAAACGCGGCGAGCAAGTCCTCGACACCATGGTCGACACCTGCCTAGAGCTGGGCATACCCTACCTATCGGCTTACGCATTTTCCACCGAAAATTGGCGGCGCAGCCCCGAGGAAGTCCGCTTCCTGATGAACTTTAACCGCCATGTGCTGCGCACCCGACGCGACAGCCTTAACGAACGCGGCGTCAAAATTAAATGGGTGGGGCGACGATCACGCCTATGGCGCAGCGTCATCAAAGAACTCCAGGAAGCCGAAGAATTAACAAAAAACAACACGCGCATGACACTCGCGATGTGCATCAACTACGGTGGCCGCGCCGAAATTGTTGACGCCGCGCGCGCATTCGCCGAAGACGTAGCTAACGGCACCGTCAAACCCCACCAGCTGACCGAAAACAGCTTGCGTGGCTACCTTAATGACCCCGACATGCCCGATGTTGACCTGTTCTTGCGCCCCAGCGGCGAGCAGCGCACCAGTAATTTCCTGCTGTGGCAATCGGCGTATGCAGAGATGGTCTTCCAGGACAAGCTCTTTCCCGACTACACACCCGAAGACCTCTATGACGCGATTTATGAATACGCCCAACGTGACCGGCGGTTCGGTGGCACCAAATGA
- the recO gene encoding DNA repair protein RecO — MRSFRDQALVTRTYDFGEADRIVTLLTRNHGVVRAVAKGIRRTNSRFGARVQQFNLIDVNLYPGRNLATLTQADTIRHYGKLIDDYDHYTAGAIILEAAQKLTLHTPPGDPYTFDQATRALECIPVHPTIAIDAFILTTMRHNGWEPTLYNCANCEKPGPHHHFHPASGGAVCEDCRPPAATPAPGESLRILWWILAGHTELAAAANSVDIHTAHNLTLDYFHWHTEQRLRSLRTVEQ; from the coding sequence GTGCGTAGTTTCAGAGACCAAGCGCTCGTCACCCGCACCTACGACTTTGGCGAAGCCGACCGCATCGTCACCCTACTCACACGCAACCACGGGGTTGTACGCGCCGTCGCCAAAGGGATCCGCCGAACCAACAGCCGTTTCGGCGCCCGAGTGCAGCAATTCAACCTGATCGACGTCAATCTGTACCCCGGGCGCAACCTCGCCACTCTCACGCAAGCCGACACCATCCGCCACTACGGCAAACTGATCGACGACTACGACCACTACACTGCTGGCGCCATCATCCTAGAGGCCGCCCAAAAGCTCACGCTGCACACCCCACCGGGCGACCCTTACACTTTTGACCAGGCCACCCGTGCACTCGAGTGCATCCCTGTGCACCCGACCATCGCCATCGACGCATTCATCCTCACCACCATGAGGCACAACGGATGGGAACCCACCCTGTACAACTGCGCAAACTGCGAAAAACCGGGGCCCCACCATCACTTCCACCCAGCATCGGGTGGTGCAGTGTGCGAAGATTGCCGACCACCCGCAGCAACCCCAGCGCCAGGCGAAAGCCTCCGCATCCTCTGGTGGATCCTCGCAGGCCACACCGAACTTGCAGCCGCAGCCAACTCGGTGGACATCCACACCGCACACAACCTGACTCTCGACTACTTCCACTGGCATACCGAGCAACGTTTGCGCAGCCTACGCACTGTGGAACAATAG
- the era gene encoding GTPase Era, translating to MTDVFRSGFVSFVGRPNTGKSTLTNALVGEKIAITANQPETTRRPIRGIVHREDAQIIIVDTPGLHKPRTLLGERLNDIVKDTYTDVDVIGLCIPADEKIGPGDRWILDAVKKATPKTPIVGIVTKTDKASRDQIAEQLVAVYDMIGGSDVVPVSATAGEQTDTLLDVITTYLPEGPKFYPEDHTTDEDRDTRISELIREAALSGLRDELPHSVAVEIDEIIPDDNNPDKLNIHAIMYLERPGQKTIIAGRDGRRLSRIVHTARKEIIELLGCNVYLDLRIKILKNWQSDPKALGRLGF from the coding sequence GTGACTGACGTTTTTCGCTCTGGCTTCGTAAGCTTCGTGGGCCGCCCCAACACCGGCAAATCTACACTGACGAATGCCCTCGTGGGCGAAAAAATCGCAATCACGGCGAACCAACCAGAGACCACGCGTCGGCCGATCCGCGGGATCGTCCACCGCGAGGACGCACAGATCATCATCGTCGACACCCCCGGCCTGCACAAGCCCCGCACCCTGCTGGGCGAGCGCCTTAATGACATCGTTAAAGACACCTACACCGATGTTGACGTCATCGGCCTGTGCATCCCCGCAGATGAAAAAATCGGCCCCGGTGACCGCTGGATCCTCGACGCCGTCAAGAAGGCAACGCCCAAAACCCCCATCGTCGGCATCGTCACCAAGACGGACAAAGCCAGCCGAGACCAGATCGCAGAACAGCTCGTCGCCGTTTACGACATGATCGGTGGGTCAGACGTCGTGCCCGTGAGCGCCACAGCGGGCGAGCAAACAGACACCCTCCTCGACGTCATCACCACATATCTTCCGGAAGGGCCTAAGTTCTACCCGGAAGATCACACCACTGACGAAGACCGCGACACCCGCATCTCAGAGCTCATTCGCGAAGCGGCACTCTCCGGTCTGCGCGATGAGCTACCGCACTCCGTGGCTGTGGAAATTGATGAGATCATCCCCGACGACAACAACCCCGACAAGCTCAACATTCACGCCATCATGTACCTTGAGCGGCCCGGCCAGAAAACCATCATCGCCGGACGCGACGGGCGCCGACTGTCCCGCATCGTGCACACCGCGCGAAAAGAAATCATCGAGCTGCTCGGCTGCAACGTCTACCTAGACCTACGCATCAAAATCTTGAAAAACTGGCAGTCCGACCCCAAAGCCCTGGGCCGCCTAGGTTTTTAA
- a CDS encoding hemolysin family protein produces MIELLVVALAALLSAVLGTVESAVTALSRARVEELVKEERQGAAALLKVLNHRSDNINLLILLRTLLDTTAAVVGGALALELIGSRSWAIAAAVAVVATITYVIAGVFSRTVGRRNPYTVSIQAALVLSALAFVLGPITKILVWIGGKLAPGPGFEDGPFATEVELREMVDLAQDSGVVESEERQMIQNVFDLADTTARSVMVPRPEMIWIEDKKTAGQATALCVRSGHSRIPVVGETVDDIQGIVYLKDLVQQTYHATDGGHSVKVKDIMRPATFVPDSKPLDDLLHDMQLHRNHIAILIDEYGGVAGLISIEDILEEIVGDIADEYDVAEQATTEELGDGRYRVVARLSLDDVAELLDIEFPEDTLDQVDTIGGLLAYELGRVPLPGVTVESNGLKLTSEGTRDRRGRLRTTAVVIEVP; encoded by the coding sequence ATGATCGAACTGCTGGTAGTCGCCCTAGCGGCACTGCTGTCCGCTGTTCTTGGCACAGTCGAGTCAGCGGTCACGGCACTATCCCGCGCACGCGTCGAAGAGCTAGTAAAGGAAGAACGCCAGGGCGCTGCGGCACTGTTAAAGGTCCTTAACCATCGCAGTGACAACATCAACCTGTTGATCTTGTTGCGCACTCTTTTGGACACCACAGCCGCTGTTGTCGGGGGCGCACTTGCCCTAGAACTCATCGGCAGCCGCAGTTGGGCCATAGCCGCCGCCGTTGCGGTGGTCGCCACTATCACCTACGTGATCGCCGGTGTGTTCTCCCGCACCGTCGGCCGCCGCAACCCCTACACGGTCTCCATCCAGGCGGCGCTAGTGTTGTCTGCCCTGGCTTTCGTGCTGGGCCCCATCACCAAAATCCTCGTGTGGATCGGTGGAAAGTTGGCACCCGGCCCGGGCTTCGAAGACGGCCCGTTCGCCACGGAAGTCGAACTTCGCGAAATGGTGGACCTCGCCCAAGATAGTGGCGTGGTGGAAAGCGAAGAGCGCCAGATGATCCAAAATGTCTTCGATCTGGCCGACACCACCGCCCGCAGCGTCATGGTGCCTCGCCCGGAGATGATTTGGATTGAAGACAAAAAAACTGCTGGTCAAGCCACAGCATTGTGCGTGCGAAGCGGGCATTCTCGTATCCCCGTGGTGGGCGAGACAGTCGATGATATTCAGGGAATTGTCTATCTGAAGGACTTGGTGCAGCAGACCTATCACGCCACAGACGGAGGCCATAGCGTGAAGGTCAAAGATATCATGCGCCCGGCAACCTTCGTGCCGGATTCCAAGCCGCTGGATGACCTGCTCCATGACATGCAGCTGCACCGCAACCACATTGCCATCTTGATCGACGAATACGGTGGCGTCGCCGGACTGATCTCGATCGAAGACATTTTGGAAGAAATCGTTGGCGACATTGCCGATGAGTATGACGTCGCGGAGCAGGCGACCACAGAGGAACTAGGCGATGGACGCTACCGTGTCGTCGCACGCCTGAGCCTGGATGACGTGGCCGAATTGTTGGACATTGAGTTTCCCGAGGACACTCTGGACCAGGTTGACACCATTGGTGGTTTGCTCGCCTACGAGTTAGGGCGTGTACCTCTTCCCGGTGTGACGGTGGAAAGCAATGGGCTGAAACTGACCAGTGAGGGCACTAGAGACCGCCGCGGCCGCCTGCGCACGACTGCTGTTGTCATTGAGGTACCCTGA
- the ybeY gene encoding rRNA maturation RNase YbeY, whose protein sequence is MHIEVFNEDPTYGTQDATDTVDAVDAADAVDGVNEEALIDVASFALSRMDVHSEAELNIYIVDEDTIADLHVQWLDLEGPTDVMSFPMDELTPGGRPDANEPGPAMLGDIVLCPSFAAKQAKKAGHSLAHELALLTVHGCLHLLGYDHIEPSEEQHMFSLQNELLRLWYDDCKQRGVNYQPKPNTPEAFPTAADRT, encoded by the coding sequence ATGCACATCGAGGTTTTTAACGAAGACCCCACCTATGGCACCCAAGACGCTACAGACACCGTAGATGCTGTGGACGCTGCAGATGCTGTGGATGGCGTTAACGAGGAAGCGCTGATCGATGTGGCTTCCTTCGCTTTGTCGCGCATGGACGTGCACTCTGAAGCCGAGCTCAACATCTACATCGTCGACGAAGACACCATCGCTGACCTGCACGTCCAGTGGCTCGATCTGGAAGGGCCTACCGACGTGATGAGCTTTCCAATGGACGAGCTCACCCCCGGTGGGCGGCCGGATGCGAACGAACCCGGTCCCGCGATGCTGGGTGACATTGTGCTGTGCCCTAGCTTTGCTGCGAAGCAAGCAAAGAAGGCGGGGCATAGCCTAGCCCACGAGCTAGCCCTACTGACCGTTCACGGCTGCCTGCACTTGCTGGGCTACGACCACATTGAACCCAGCGAAGAGCAGCACATGTTCTCTTTGCAAAATGAGCTGCTGCGCTTGTGGTACGACGACTGCAAGCAGCGTGGGGTGAACTACCAGCCCAAACCCAACACGCCCGAAGCGTTTCCCACGGCGGCTGACCGTACATGA
- a CDS encoding PhoH family protein — protein sequence MITQEFELDASHAQTVLGTNDANLKAMEKYLDCDIFVRGTRVTINGEDHNVAQAVKVLRDLESMARRGYALSPDSVKHTTRAVHSVRQIVADDIIARRGKVVRPKTTGQKAYVEAIDENTIVFGIGPAGSGKTYLAMAKAVQALNNKEVSRIILTRPAVEAGEKLGFLPGTLNEKIDPYLRPLHDALRDMVEAESIPKMMESGIVEVAPLAYMRGRTLNDAFVILDEAQNTTPAQMKMFLTRLGFGSKMVVTGDISQVDLPGGQHSGLKVVRHILKGIDGVHFSELGSEDVVRHQLVGRIVDAYDNYDNKSARENGAGHAVDTETQGQ from the coding sequence ATGATCACCCAAGAGTTCGAGCTTGACGCATCCCACGCACAAACAGTGCTCGGTACCAACGATGCCAACCTCAAAGCGATGGAAAAATACCTGGATTGCGACATTTTTGTGCGCGGCACCAGGGTCACCATCAACGGCGAAGACCACAACGTCGCACAGGCCGTGAAGGTCTTAAGGGACCTCGAATCCATGGCACGCCGTGGCTACGCGCTGAGCCCCGACTCCGTCAAACACACCACCCGGGCGGTGCACAGCGTCCGTCAGATCGTCGCCGACGACATCATCGCCCGCCGCGGCAAAGTAGTGCGCCCCAAAACCACAGGCCAGAAAGCATACGTGGAAGCCATCGATGAGAACACCATCGTCTTCGGCATAGGCCCCGCGGGTTCCGGCAAGACCTATCTGGCGATGGCCAAGGCTGTGCAGGCGCTTAATAATAAGGAAGTTAGCCGCATCATCTTGACCCGCCCGGCGGTCGAAGCAGGGGAGAAGCTGGGATTCCTCCCCGGCACACTGAATGAGAAGATCGACCCCTACCTGCGCCCCCTGCACGATGCACTGCGCGACATGGTAGAGGCAGAATCCATCCCCAAAATGATGGAATCCGGAATCGTAGAAGTCGCCCCGCTGGCCTACATGCGCGGGCGAACCCTCAACGACGCTTTCGTCATTTTGGACGAGGCCCAAAACACCACCCCCGCGCAGATGAAGATGTTCCTCACCCGCCTAGGGTTCGGCTCCAAAATGGTCGTTACCGGTGACATCAGCCAGGTTGACCTGCCTGGTGGCCAGCACAGCGGACTGAAGGTCGTGCGCCACATCCTCAAAGGAATCGACGGAGTGCACTTCAGCGAACTCGGTAGCGAAGACGTCGTGCGCCACCAACTGGTCGGACGCATCGTCGACGCTTACGATAATTACGACAATAAAAGCGCCCGCGAGAATGGCGCGGGGCACGCCGTCGACACAGAGACACAGGGGCAGTAA
- a CDS encoding 16S rRNA (uracil(1498)-N(3))-methyltransferase, which produces MTLPVFYSSTLDGLRGAEAHHVQVKRITVGEKIVLVDGQGRSATCTVTAVSKDAVEVDVEHIDTVERAQHITVVQALPKSERSELTVDLLTQAGADTIIPWQASRSIAKWAGKEAKAHAKWEKTVTAAAKQCRRAWWPEVAQLHRTRDVITLIEQHIEQGRGPVLVLHETADQPLRSMDLRGDIMLIVGPEGGISPEEYEAFTRAGGRAAKLGPEILRTATAGFAALAGIGALTRW; this is translated from the coding sequence ATGACGCTTCCCGTTTTCTATTCCTCAACGCTCGACGGGCTGCGCGGCGCCGAAGCACACCACGTGCAGGTCAAGCGCATCACCGTGGGCGAGAAGATTGTGCTGGTTGACGGCCAGGGCCGCAGCGCCACTTGCACAGTCACCGCGGTGTCTAAGGACGCCGTCGAAGTCGACGTTGAACACATTGACACGGTGGAGCGCGCCCAACACATCACCGTTGTCCAAGCTCTGCCGAAATCCGAACGCAGCGAACTGACCGTCGACCTACTGACCCAGGCAGGCGCCGACACCATCATCCCCTGGCAAGCCAGCCGCAGTATCGCGAAATGGGCCGGTAAAGAAGCCAAAGCGCACGCAAAATGGGAAAAGACCGTCACCGCAGCAGCCAAGCAATGCCGGCGTGCCTGGTGGCCCGAAGTCGCACAGCTGCATCGCACCCGCGACGTCATCACCCTGATCGAACAACACATTGAGCAGGGCAGAGGCCCCGTACTCGTGTTACACGAAACCGCCGACCAGCCTCTGCGCAGCATGGATCTACGCGGCGACATCATGCTGATCGTCGGCCCAGAAGGGGGTATTTCCCCCGAAGAGTACGAGGCATTCACCCGCGCGGGCGGCCGTGCTGCAAAACTCGGCCCCGAAATTTTGAGGACCGCTACAGCAGGCTTCGCCGCACTCGCCGGAATCGGTGCGCTCACCCGCTGGTAA
- the dnaJ gene encoding molecular chaperone DnaJ, protein MARDYYGILGVERDASDSEIKKAYRKLARKYHPDVNDTEEAAEKFREISLAQEVLSDPNKRRIVDAGGDPMEQAQGGGGNAGYGGFGDIFDAFFGGAQGRGPRPRTEPGNDALLRTTITLAEAYLGAKKDITVDTAVLCSACEGTGSATKSKPVTCSSCGGAGEIQQVQRSFLGNVMTSRPCPTCQGYGDVIENPCNNCHGDGRSLSRRDLVVNIPPGIRDGMRIRMAGQGEVGHGGGPAGDLYVEVHTEPHPIYTRDGDNLHVSATVPMVDAALGTTLTLDSLVGEPITVTIANGTQPGTALREAGKGMPRLRSEEFGDLLIHVDVTVPTDLDGTSRSLLEQLREHRGENTAVNQENGRLFDRLRNKFRRS, encoded by the coding sequence GTGGCACGAGATTACTACGGGATCCTCGGCGTGGAGCGCGATGCGAGCGACTCCGAGATCAAAAAGGCCTACCGTAAACTGGCCCGCAAATACCACCCCGATGTCAACGACACGGAGGAAGCCGCCGAGAAATTCCGCGAGATTTCCCTCGCGCAAGAAGTACTCAGTGACCCCAATAAACGCCGCATCGTCGACGCTGGCGGCGACCCCATGGAACAAGCCCAAGGCGGCGGTGGCAACGCAGGCTACGGCGGATTCGGCGACATTTTCGACGCATTCTTCGGCGGGGCACAAGGCCGCGGCCCCCGCCCACGCACCGAACCCGGCAACGACGCACTACTGCGCACCACCATCACACTGGCCGAAGCCTACTTGGGTGCCAAGAAAGACATCACGGTTGACACCGCTGTGCTGTGTAGCGCCTGCGAAGGCACCGGCAGCGCCACCAAATCCAAGCCGGTTACCTGCTCTAGCTGCGGTGGTGCGGGCGAAATCCAACAGGTACAGCGCAGTTTCCTTGGCAACGTCATGACCTCACGCCCATGCCCCACTTGCCAGGGCTACGGCGACGTCATCGAAAACCCATGCAACAACTGCCACGGCGACGGACGCAGCCTGAGCCGCCGAGACCTGGTGGTCAACATTCCCCCAGGAATTCGCGACGGAATGCGCATTCGCATGGCAGGTCAAGGCGAGGTCGGCCACGGCGGCGGCCCGGCAGGGGACCTCTATGTCGAGGTCCATACTGAACCCCACCCGATATACACCCGAGACGGCGACAACCTGCACGTCAGCGCGACCGTTCCTATGGTTGACGCCGCGTTGGGCACCACGCTCACACTCGACAGCCTGGTGGGCGAGCCGATCACCGTTACCATCGCCAACGGCACCCAGCCCGGCACCGCACTGCGCGAGGCTGGAAAAGGCATGCCGCGACTGCGCTCCGAAGAATTTGGTGACCTGCTCATCCACGTCGATGTCACCGTCCCCACTGACCTCGATGGCACCAGCCGCTCGCTGCTCGAGCAGTTGCGGGAACACAGAGGGGAAAACACGGCAGTCAACCAAGAAAACGGTCGATTGTTTGACCGATTGCGAAACAAGTTCCGGCGCTCATGA
- the hrcA gene encoding heat-inducible transcriptional repressor HrcA, translating to MSKAAQQRRAAVLRAIVADYIASHEPVGSKTLLERHQLGVSSATIRNDMVALEKEGYIVSQHASSGRIPTDKAYRLFVDTLDEIKPLSVAERRAISSFLEGGVDLEDVLRRSVQLLSQLTRQAAVVQIPTLNVSRVRHCEVVELTPYRLLLVLITDTGRVEQRNVDIANPCSPGTASRLRELFNRALAGKTLSDASVSIAELAEEAPSDIRDVVIRCATVLIETLVEAPSDKLILAGASHLIRGEFPEGLPPVLEALEEQVVVLRLLAEAQELGHVRVHIGDELHGASIVATGYGPDTPFGSMGVVGPTYMDYAGTISKVSVVAQYVSRVLGGN from the coding sequence ATGAGCAAAGCCGCACAACAACGCCGCGCAGCAGTCCTACGTGCCATCGTCGCCGACTACATCGCCTCCCACGAACCCGTCGGCTCCAAAACGCTACTCGAACGCCACCAACTGGGTGTATCCAGCGCCACCATCCGCAACGACATGGTCGCGCTGGAAAAAGAAGGCTACATCGTCAGCCAACACGCAAGCTCCGGCCGCATCCCAACAGACAAGGCCTACCGACTCTTCGTCGATACCCTCGACGAAATCAAACCCCTGTCTGTTGCCGAACGCCGGGCGATATCCAGCTTTCTCGAAGGGGGAGTGGACCTCGAAGACGTCCTGCGCCGCTCCGTCCAACTGCTCAGCCAATTGACCCGCCAAGCAGCCGTCGTGCAAATTCCCACACTCAACGTCTCCCGCGTGCGACACTGCGAAGTCGTTGAACTCACCCCCTACCGCCTGCTGCTCGTGCTGATCACCGACACAGGGCGCGTGGAGCAACGCAACGTCGACATAGCCAACCCGTGCAGCCCAGGCACCGCCAGCCGACTGCGCGAACTATTCAACCGGGCGCTCGCCGGCAAAACACTCTCCGACGCCAGCGTGTCCATCGCAGAGCTTGCCGAGGAAGCGCCCAGCGACATCCGCGACGTCGTCATCCGATGTGCCACTGTGCTCATCGAAACACTCGTCGAAGCGCCCAGCGACAAACTCATCCTCGCCGGAGCCTCCCACCTGATCCGCGGAGAATTCCCCGAGGGGCTGCCGCCAGTTCTCGAAGCGCTCGAGGAGCAAGTGGTGGTGCTCAGACTGCTAGCCGAAGCGCAAGAACTCGGCCACGTGCGCGTACACATCGGAGACGAACTCCACGGCGCATCAATAGTGGCCACCGGCTATGGGCCAGACACCCCATTCGGTAGCATGGGCGTGGTTGGCCCCACATACATGGACTACGCGGGAACAATTTCTAAGGTTTCGGTCGTTGCACAGTACGTGAGCCGTGTCCTGGGCGGCAACTAA
- the hemW gene encoding radical SAM family heme chaperone HemW: MTFGVYVHVPFCSSRCGYCDFNTYTPSELGGSSPDSYLDALEKELDAAAQTYPLGPADTVFIGGGTPSLIGAAGLERVLRAVRNSFGVAAHAEITTEANPESTSQEFFDHIRAVGYNRVSLGMQSASPTVLRILERRHTPGRAFQAIAEAHATGFEHLNLDVIYGTPGESDDDLRATLDAVLDAPVDHVSAYSLIVEDGTAMARKVRKGIIPQPDEDTYADRYAMIDQALSTAGFDWYEVSNWAKPGGQCLHNLGYWRDHDYYGAGPGAHSHIGNTRFYNVKHPATYAAQATQPQAGSEELTPHDRHTEALMLGLRLREGIREEIIGAGARDVIADYINRGLLARTHGRLHVTDAGRLLADGIIADILVAEGQ; the protein is encoded by the coding sequence GTGACCTTCGGGGTCTACGTGCACGTGCCGTTTTGCTCCTCCCGCTGCGGCTACTGCGATTTCAACACCTATACCCCCAGCGAGCTAGGGGGATCCAGCCCCGACAGCTATCTTGATGCGCTGGAAAAAGAACTCGACGCCGCAGCGCAGACCTATCCTCTAGGGCCAGCAGACACCGTATTTATCGGCGGCGGAACACCTTCGCTGATCGGTGCGGCAGGCCTTGAGCGCGTTCTTCGGGCGGTGCGTAACAGCTTCGGTGTCGCTGCACACGCGGAAATCACCACCGAAGCCAACCCAGAGTCCACCTCGCAGGAATTCTTCGACCACATCCGGGCTGTCGGGTACAACCGTGTCTCCCTCGGCATGCAATCAGCCAGCCCCACCGTGCTACGCATCCTCGAGCGGCGCCACACCCCGGGGCGTGCATTCCAAGCCATTGCGGAAGCACACGCCACAGGCTTCGAACACCTCAACCTTGACGTCATCTACGGCACCCCCGGCGAAAGCGATGACGACCTGCGCGCCACGCTCGACGCGGTTCTCGACGCCCCTGTCGACCACGTCAGCGCCTACTCGCTCATTGTCGAAGACGGCACCGCCATGGCCCGCAAAGTACGCAAAGGGATCATCCCTCAACCGGACGAAGACACCTACGCCGACCGCTACGCCATGATCGACCAGGCGCTGTCCACAGCAGGCTTCGACTGGTACGAAGTGTCCAACTGGGCCAAACCCGGCGGGCAATGCCTGCACAACCTGGGCTACTGGCGCGACCACGACTACTACGGGGCAGGCCCCGGCGCACACTCGCACATCGGAAACACCCGCTTCTACAACGTCAAACATCCCGCCACTTACGCCGCACAAGCTACCCAACCGCAAGCCGGCAGCGAGGAACTGACACCACACGACCGCCACACCGAAGCACTCATGCTCGGGCTACGCCTGCGCGAAGGCATCCGCGAGGAGATCATCGGCGCCGGCGCCCGTGACGTCATTGCTGATTACATCAACCGTGGACTCCTAGCACGCACACACGGTAGGCTGCACGTCACAGACGCAGGGAGGCTCCTTGCAGACGGAATCATTGCCGACATTCTCGTAGCGGAAGGACAATGA